One window of Opisthocomus hoazin isolate bOpiHoa1 chromosome 15, bOpiHoa1.hap1, whole genome shotgun sequence genomic DNA carries:
- the LOC142363303 gene encoding olfactory receptor 14C36-like codes for MLVSGRRRAQLGMGSHAQRKHLSNSSSITQFLLLAFADTLELQLLHFWLFLGIYLAALLGKTLIITSVACDNHLQTPMYFFLLNLSLLDLASISTTVPKAMANLLWDTRTISYAGCAAQLFLVSFLVVAEHCLLTIMAYDRYIAICKPLHYRTLLGSRACVHMAVAAWSSGFLNSLLHTANTFSIPLCHGNAVDQFFCEIPQILKLSCSHSYLREVWLLGFSVSLSFGCFVFIVLSYVQIFRAVLRIPSAQGRYKAFSTCLPHLAVVSLFFSTAVFAYLKPPSISSPLLDLVITVLYSVVPPAMNPFVYSMRNQELKDALKKEIQSVVFQQQ; via the exons atgttggtgtctgggaggcgacGTGCCCAGCTGGGTATGG gatcccatgcccaaaGGAAACacctgtccaacagcagctccatcacccagttcctcctcctggcattcgcagacacactggagctgcagctcttgcacttctggctcttcctgggcatctacctggctgccctccttggAAAGACCCTCATCATCACCTCTGTAGCCTGTGACAACCACCTCCAAActcccatgtactttttcctcctcaacctctccctccttgacctGGCATCCATCTCTAcgactgtccccaaagccatggccaatttgctctgggacaccaggaccatctcctatgcagggtgtgctgcccagctctttttggtttccttcttagtagtagcagagcattgtcttctgaccatcatggcctatgaccgatacattgccatctgcaaacccctgcactacaggaccctcctgggcagcagagcttgtgtccacatggcagtagctgcctggagcagtggctttctcaattctctgctgcacactgccaatacattttcaattcctctctgccacggcaatgctgtggatcagttcttctgtgaaatcccccagatcctcaagctctcctgctcacactcctacctcagagaAGTTTGGCTTCTTGGGTTTAGTGTTTCTttatcttttgggtgttttgttttcattgtgctgtcctatgtgcagatcttcagggccgtgctgaggatcccctctgcacagggacggtacaaagccttttccacgtgcctccctcacctggctgtggtctccctgtttttcagcactgcagtgtttgcctacctgaagcctccctccatctcttccccattgCTTGATCTGGTGATTACAGTgctgtactcagtggttcctccagcaatgAACCCCTTcgtttacagcatgaggaaccaggagctcaaagacgcccTGAAGAAGGAAATTCAATCTGTAGTATTTCAACAGCAATAA